The genomic segment ATCTAAATCTATTTTGAAtgattgtatatgtgtgtgtatatatatacatatatatatatttaaaaccaaacccattgccgtcaagtcaattccgactcatagcgaccctgtacgagggagtagaactgccccatagggtttctgaggagtgtatggtggattcaaactgctcacctgtTGGCTAgctagctcttacccactatgccaccagggtttccatatatatatatatatatatatatatatatatatatatttatatgtatatatatgtgtgtgtgtttatgtatacatacacattgtatgtatatgtatatttgtgtgattttctctgtatatgtgtgtatatatgattGTCTATAGACATGTATAAAtaagggtatatatatatacacatatatatgtttatacacacacaaacacacacagaattGTTTATTCTATCCCCTGCACTAGGACCATTTATGCATCATTCTGTTAATAACAGTAACATCTTAGGCATAATGTGTTTCTAAAAAAACTACAAGTGGAAACTAAGCATGATTATCTATAAGATTGCAGTAGTCATTAGATTGTACTAAAACTCATTTCACCAAGGAGCTTTATGCCTTAAGGGAAGTATGTGTTCTTGGAGAATATATCAAGGATTTTCACATTATGACTTTGAGTCACAGAATAGTATGTGGCCTATTTTCTCTGAACTACAATTTCTAGCACCCTCTACATGTTGTATGTCTCATTCAAGATGCCATTACATGCCATGGAAGTAACAAAATTCTAGTAATGAGAATTAAGATAATcatatgttcaattttttttttactctcttgccATAAGTCTGTTTAGTCTCTGTTGTCATTTTCCCCCGCTACTGGAGTAAGCTTACAAAATTTTCAAAAGGCTGAAAATTATGGTTTGGAGTGGATGGTGTTTTAATACTTGATAAttagtaaaaataacactaataaTTACATAATCATGAGAAGTATTTAGATCAGATATGTGGgacattttatttcattactagtattccaaggattttttttttaaaaagttcaaaaccaaaaaaaaaaacgatgtaatgaaaattttctttcttcactCTATGAAAGCACTGATAGTATTAGTGTAGCAATTATAACTTTTTAGCAACAAAAGGGTAAATGCAGTTTTAATACATAATCCCTGTCCCCAGTAACGTTTGTAGGTTGACTCCATTAAGTATGAAAAGCATTAGGAAAAGTGCTATAGGACTTGAAAAACAATACCTTTTCTAATATAATACTTTCCGACCTCCTATTATGCCTAACTAAAACATGATTACTGACTCAGTCATTTAGTTAATAATAAATTCGTTTGTTCAACTACTTATTTGATTTTGATTTAGCGTTTTTTGTAATTCTGTCTTAGCACCTAGATTTGTATCATTCTACCCAATTATTTTCAAACTCTGTTCTCAATATTTCCTTGTGCGACATCTGTTgcgtttttttttaaaatatgtctttgTATGAATTATTTGTTTTAGAACCCAAAGAGCATTTTAACATCATATGAGTTTTATATAAACATAATGCTAACTTCTCACCATAAAAAAGATGCTCTATGATCTAACTTTCCATATTTTCTAAGCCTCGTAATGCTCTCTCTGGCCATCTCAAGAGTTTGGGTCTTGATAATATATGCCACTTCctcttattatttcatttcttcttgtaGTGCTACTGATTGTATTGCAAGATGAAGAAGACATTATTTCTCTCCCATATGAACATATATGTCATGTTTTCCAGCAAAGTGTGATAAGGGTCACTCTGTTTAGCAGTGGTATTTGGCATGTAACTGCTGAGTGAacatttaatacatatatattatggTGTTTTGTACTGCCTCAAAGGAAATActagagtttgtgtgtgtgtgtgtttagtggaATATTGTGATAGAAAGAACAGTGGCCCCGCAGAGGTGGCAACATCCTAATCCTTGggatctgtgaatatgttacttaAAAGGGacattgcagatgtgattaaagttATGAATCTGAATCTGGGACTGTAGAGATTAGCCTACATTACTCTAGGTGGGGCCAGTTCAGTCACATGAGTCCTTAAAAgaataagaggaagaaagaaaagtaggTCAGAGAGATGCAATGACAgaagaaggagcaggagaaaagagcCATGAGAAGGACTCAATTTGCTATTGTTGGATTTGAAGGCTgatggggccacaagccaaggtaCTTGGTGACATCTAGAAGCTGAGAATGACCTTCAGCTGGTAGCCAGCAAGAAAATAGGGGCCTCAGTCCTACAGCATCAAAGAACTGAATTCTCCCAACATTCTAAAATGACCCTTCCCCCAAAGACTCCAAAAACAAAAGCAGCCCTAATAACACCTTAACTTTAGTCCTGTGAGGCCAGTGTTGGACTGCAGCCTACAGAGCTGTAAGATAATGAATTTGTGCAGTTTTAGACCACTCGGTTTCTGGCAATTGGttgtaacaggaaaagaaaactaataaaagGATTCACATAAAATGATGTGTGAGAAGTTGCAGACCAGCTCACAAAACACCAGTCGAACCCATGACCGCTTCCACTGTACAGGGCAAAGGTTTGAAATATTCAACTTCTTAGCCTCCCTTCCAGCAAAATATgggtagaaaaaaaagaaatatatgggTAGACAACTCAGGTTTTGCTACTGAGGTGAACGTAAATGTTAGCAAGTGTTAtggcttttgttttcattttatttcatttttggaaGGTTGAAACATTCATATCTaagaatagaaaaataggaaGATGTGAGAGATTTGCCTCTGATATAATACATTTCAAAGCCCTGGACTAGTTAACCCATCCCCCCAGACACTGCTGTGTGAAATATATAAAtaagttttgttttatatgtctGAATGCAATTCTGAAGGAGATAATATCAATAATACTAATGTTCTACAATGTTTGGGGGTGGAAAATTTATCTTTAGTATGTTTTCCAAGTGGTGCAGAAGACCTTTTGTGATAAGAAGTGTGTTCTcagctttgaagtgtggcgtctggggtcttaaatgataacaagcagccatccaagatgtatcaatgagtctcaaccacctggatcaaaggagaatgaaaaacaccaaggtcacaaggtaattatgagcccaggagacagaagggACTACATGAACTACAGACTACAACATCCTTACacaaaaagaactagatggtgcccggctacgaccgatgacttccctgacggggaccacaacagagaacccctgagggagcaggagaacagtgggatgcagaccccaaaatctcataaaaagaccagacttaatggtttgactaagactagaagaatcccggcggtcatggtccccaaaccttctgttggcccaagacaggaaccattccagaaggcaacccttcagacatggattgggctggacaatgggttggagagagatgctgatgaggagtgagctacttgcatcaggtggacacttacgactatgttggcatctcctgtctagagaggagatgggagggtaaagggggttagaaactggtaaaacggTCAAGAAAggtgagactggaaggagggagtgggctgactcattagggggagagtaagtgggagtatgtagtaaggtgtacataagtttatatgtgagagactgacttgatttggaaactttcacttaaagcacaataaaaattatttaataaaaagtGTATTCTCAGAAATGCAGTTTTGGTACTTTAATGAACATAATATGACTGAAAACTTAGAGTACTCCAAAAAATGATTTTCTGTGATATGCAAATATTGAATATGCTCTCATATGATGTATAAAACTTTGTGGCTATAGACAGCTTGAAATATTTCAGTCTGTTACAAGAATTTAATATACTTAAAGCAGCAACGGGGGCAGTAATAAGAAAAGTCTTAGAATGgtccatttcaacattctttacatgcaacattcagtgacattaatttttcttattatgttattcaaccatcaccataatcaatttccaaatatttccattacccttaacagaagctcttTGTCCCCTAAGGAATAAACCCCCTTCTGCCCACCCCTGTAACCACTGATAAACATTTGTTTCTACACATtactattctaaatattttatgtaaaagggatcatacgatatttgtccttttgtaactgagttatttcactcagcataatgttttaaaggttcatctgtgttgttgttacatgtgtcaggacttcatttctcctcatggctgagtaatattccattttatagacGAATCACATTCTTTTTCTACATCCATCTGCTTGCGGACATTTAGAACACTcttgctttcatttcttttgggtatattcttagaagtggaattgctggatcatatgggcatcaggattggaggaagactcattaacaacctgcattatgcagatgacacaactttgcttgctgaaagtgaagaggattgaaacacttactaatgaagataaaaggccatagccttcagaacggattgcacctcaacgtaaagaaaacaaaaatcctcacaactggaccaatgagcaacaccacaataaatggagaaaggattgaagttgtcaaggatttcattttacttgatccacaatcaacacccatggaagcagtagccaagaaatcaaaagacacattgcattgggcaaatctgctgcaaaggacctctttaaagtgctgaagagcaaagatgtcaccttgaacactaaggtgcgcctgacccaagccatggtattttcaattgcatcatatgcatgtgaaagctggacaatgaataaggaagaccaaagaagaattgacgcctttgaattgtggtgttagcgaagaatattgaatataacatggactaccaaaagaacgaacaaatctgtcttagaagtacagccagaatgctctttagaggcaaggatggcgaaactgcgtcttacatactttggacatgttgtcaggcgggatcagtccctggagaaggacatcgtgcttggcagagtacagggtcagcggaaaagaggaagaccctcaatgaggtggattgacacagtggctacaacaatgagctcaagcataacaacgattgtaagggtggcacaggaccgggtagtgctttgttctgttgtgcatacggtcactgtgagtcggaactgactagacagcacctaacaacaacaacatggtaattctatgcATAACTTTTTGAGGTATACCCAACGTTTTTTctcagcagctgtaccattttacaattccaccagcaacGGATAAGTGTTCTGATTATTCCGTGTCCTCACCAAAACCGGttcattttcacttttttaatcATAATCATCTTTGTGGGTCTAACGTAATACCTAactgtagttttagtttgcatttggctactaactgatgatgttgaacatcttttcatatgcttgttggcatttgtatcgcctttgtgaaatatctatTGAAGCCCTTTTCCTATTTTTTgattgtgttgtttttgttaagttgtaggggttatttatatattctacatattaaacccttatcagatatatagttCCCAAtaacttttccccagtctctagcttgtctcttcactttgttaatACAGTCcttacacaaaaatcacttgggttttTATAGATCAGCAATAAGAaatccaaaaaggaaattaaggaaggaATTTCATTTGCGATggtatttaaaagaataaaatatctagcaATAAATTTAAAcaaggaagtaaaagaattgTAAAGTGTAGACTATAAAATGTTATGGATAGacattaaagaagatctaaataaatgggagGATATTCTGTGCTTATGAATAGAGGACCAAACGTTGTTAAGATGCCGACACTACCTATACGATCTGTAGATtcaagagaatttttaaaaaatgtttaacagATATGTTTTTAATCATTGTAGGAAACTCTTGAGTGGCAGTCAAAATGGCTTAGTTCAATTAGAAAATAACCTGGGAATGGAGTCGTTCCCCAGGGCAGAGACCTTCTTCTATTTAAAGAAGACTAGGTTCTGTAATGAGCTGGAATCAGCtcagatggcaacaggtttagtttcgGGTTATTTGTGCTGAGAGTAGAGTATCTTTTAGATGGTGGTTAACTGCTGTTCCAATAAAAGTGAATTATTTAACTGTTACAAAAAGCTTATTTGTCATTTTATCTCATTCCCTAAAGGTAAGCATGAAATTTTCCTTAATCAAACAGGTAAGCATGCACGATATTTATCCAAAATCAGTTTATTTTCATGCgtatctttattttatatgcagtggcaaagagcattcaattttagaaaacaaaaaacagtaattttttttcaattttgaacaCTGTTCAGATAGTCTTTGTACATTTCTTATTTTCATGATTATGGGATGAAATGAGAATAAACTGATAATTCAGTAATATAATAAGCCAATATACCAAAACTTACTGGcttcaccattatcatcatcatcctaTGTACTAACATTTGTTGATTGATTGCTATATGTTAAGGATGGGTGTaaatattttacatgtattaaatCTATGGATCATatctcataaaaaccaaacaatacatgtataaagAACAAGATTGTGAATGGACATAATTGAAATGcatttgtttccttctggtaTCTAAGGAAGTACTTGTTTGTGAAGAGTTAAGTTCCATGATTAATCTGAAAATACTAGGGATATGTTggtatagttttctttttatcattagaGACTTCTACTAGAGGAAAAATATCTCTGAATTGCATTCATCAATTTCTAACATTCATTTCCTATCTTCTATTTAATTTTAAACTTGCTGTCAATTCaagcaaaatattaatatattagtGCTTGAACCAAGGAGGTTAGAACAGTTAAGCTCTGGGGTACTAGCAAAGGATTGTGATGAGATTTTATTTGATAACAAAACCTCTGCCCCAAACAGAGTGTGGAGAtcagaaaaataaacataaagtGTTTGAATAAAAATAGACATGCCAGCATGTGTATCTAGTTATTTTCTTTCTGAGTTGTATAAACAGTAGTTTCCAAAGATTTGCGGAAGTTGGATAGAATGTGAATAATTATAATATTTCTTGCTTTAATACTGGCTTTACATTGAGAATCATTTTTGATTTCCATAACACCGTTTCTCCtttttaccaaaagaaaaaatggtCTCAGTAGCTGTAGGAGATGTAGAACACTAGATTCATGTTTGCAGCTTcaggtatttctgtttcttgttAACTGTTTCTTCCCAGCTTAGTTTTAGGTTTCTTTACAAATGTACTGCCTTGCTTAGGCAATGGGAATAAGGCAGAGAGGGAGTCTAAGACTGAGAGAAGAGTTTATGGAAAGATCAGACAAAATAATGAGGGTACAGTTTCTGAGGACGATGGTCAGATCAAGTGTGGTGACACGATGCATGGTGTTGAAAAACATTCAACAAACAATTTTGATCGTCTTTTGTGCCTTAGGCTCTAGAATGAATTACACAGGTGAATAAAACATGGCTATAGTTTTATAGAATGGAGAAGTGAAAGTATGGGTTGTATAGTATAAAGAATTCAAATCATATTAATATTATGTGTTAGACAATAGTTTCTGGCCATCCTTAAGACTCACTTATAGTATCTTTAACATTCCCTACAATCCAATTTTTATTGGGAGAACCGCATCAGATGATGATTGTGAAAATAACTTTAGTGCTTTACTATTTAGTCTGAATATTGTAGATGCTACAGTAAGTGGTTATTTGATTTTCCTTTACTTAGTCACAGAAAATCCATAGAATGTCCAGATTTTGCTACTGTCCCAATTGTGTCTCCTCTAGGACATAACACATGCTTAACATCCTTAGTATATAGTTGTAGGTGAGTCTTCTCTTTGCAATGAGTTAATCTCCGTTGACAGGCCCCAGGGAGGTTGGAACAGTTAAGtagtataaacccactgccgtcgagtcgattctgactcatagtagaagccaaatggctggcagtttgagttaCCTTGgcgtgccttggaagatagggctggtaatctgcttccaaaaggtcacagccttaaaaaccatatggagcaacTCTGATAACCATTCTAACTCCTGATAACCCCACGTGTTCTCTACTCTGAACACGTGGGGTTATCAGGAGTTAGAATggtctcaatggcaactagtcaCAAAAAGCAACCATCTGTATTTACTTTCAAATTAATTTACACAAAGAAGTTATCTAGCAATACTGAAAACAATGAGGTAATGTGCTAATTCTATAAGAGTGAATAAAATGAGTATtattctttaacataaaaaacccatacagaaaggaaaaaaaaaaaaaagcactattaAATCCATAAATCTAGTAATGTTGGAAGGCAGGTCAGATATTAAGTAGGAGCCCATTCTTACTTAGTACCTGGAAATTATTCTAAAGTCTCAATCAATTTCATTCATTTACATAATCTAACAAATAAGTTATTAAATCAAGttctgtggctgctaactgaaaggtcagcagttcatagccactagcagtctgcttctgtaaagatgtcagccttggaaaccccatgggtcagttctactctgtcctatagagtctctatgagttggaatcaactcgacagtggcaagtttggttttttggttatatgggTATTAATAAACCATGCTTTGTTGAACAAACACTATGCACTGCATAGGAAAAATATATTGAATTCAATAAGAAGCTTATAATGTAGGAATAGGGGTAAGAAAAGTGCATAATAAAAATTGACAGTCACAGTTTAACACTCACATGTGTGCAGTATGCAGTGTGTGCAAGAGAGCTGACTGAAGGGCACAAATGAGGTTGGCAGAAAGAGAGCAAGTAGTGACTGTGGGATGATTTAGGAAAATATGGATGAATTGTGGTTAATGTCCCTCTTATAGAACAGGTGTGTATGCAGAATAAAGAGGTGGGCATTCTAGTTCAAACTGCTTTTGCACAAATCCTAGGTGAACGTGTGCCTAACTTATGCCTGACTACAAAATGTGCTTACAAATATCACTTCTGACTTCACAGACCTTACACTGAAACATAAACACAGATTTTAAGATCAAATGCCAGCCCATAACATTTGGTAATTAGCTCATCATCACGTTTTATAACAAAATGGCCTTGATGAACTTTAtgctaaagcaaaatgagactttTTGAGATACCACAGGAAAACCAACATTTCCTATTAAATACATTTAGGTGGTTCAAAACTGTGATAAATGACTTGGAGAGTCTTTATTTGGACGATGAAATTAATTCAAAACTGATAATATTGGAAAACAGAGTGGAGAAGAAAgcattccaagaaaaaaaaaatggagtaatCACTaccattgggaaaaaaaaaaaacattgaacatAATCTCAAATTTTGAGATTTTGACTGTTTAGATGAATAGCAAAATTTAAAATCACATATGCCATCAACGGGAACAAAGAAATATAAGGAAACCCTTagcaggggaaaagaaaaaaaaaaggaaatatttcttGCAGATTTATTgagcaataatttaaaaatacacttGACCATTGTTCTAGAGCAACTGTCATTTATAGGGTTTGTTCCTATATGGAGTTGGAAAAATTGTAAGGCATACAATTCCCAGTTTGCAAGTGAGCATGCAAAAGCCAAGAAAGTGAATAACTTGTATTTCTAATTTAATCTTTCCTACAGATGAAATGTGAAGTGAAAAAAGCTGAAGGCAATGTCTCTACAGTGATGCAATTTGTACTGCTGGGGTTTTCTGATCTTTCAAATCTCCAAGGATTTCTCTTTGGAGTGTTCTCCATCATTTACATAATTATTATAATTGGAAATAGCCTCATAATAGTACTAACCAGTCTCGATCTTGCATTACAGAaacccatgtattttttcctggcaAATTTTTCCTTATTGGAAATTTCTTATGTAACTGTCACTCTACCCAGGATGCTAATGAATCTTTGGACACAGGACAGAAGCATTTCTGTGCTGGAATGTGCCACCCAAATGTGCTTCTTTCTTATGCTGGGGGCCACTGAATGTTTCCTCCTGGCAGTGATggcttatgaccgctatgtggccatttgtaacccTCTGCACTACCCTCTAGTCATGAACCAAAAGATGTGTGTCCAGCTAGCAGTTGGCTCCTGGATCATTGGCATCCCAGTCCAGATAGGGCAAACAGCTACAGTTTTCTCTCTGCATTTTTGTGATTCTAACAAAATtaaccacttcttctgtgacatcCCTCATATCATCAAGCTGGCCTGTGGGGACACTTCTGTTCATGAGATGTCTGTCTATGTAGTAACTATATTGATTGTCACTGTCCCTTTTATGTTGATACTTGCCTCCTACAGTAAAATCATCTGCACCATTTTAAAGTTGCCAACAGCCTCAGGACAGGCTAAAGCCTTCTCCACATGTTCTTCTCACCTGCTGGTTGTGCTTTTATTCTTTGGATCTACTACCATCACCTATTTAAGACCCAAATCCTATCATTCTGCAGGAATGGACAAGCTACTCTCTCTTTTTTACACCATAGTGACTCCGCTGTTTAATCCCATGatatacagccttagaaacaaagatgttatTGCCGCACTGAGAAAATTCTTTCTTAAAATGTAGTAGGATGAGGTCGAAACAACCTAAATCCCCATCAGTATTGGTcaatcataaagagaaataaagtcctgataccacaacatggatgaaatttGAAAACTTTATTCTTagggaaataagtcagtcacacaaAGACAAATGCGTTGTTTTCTCACTTAAAggaaatatgcaaatatatagaaaccaaaggttAGTAGTGATTATGGGAGCAGGGAGAAAAGGAGAGTTTTTACCTAGGAAGCatagagtttatgttaatggtggtggaataatttgtaaAAGGGTAATGATAACAGTTACACAAGAAGAACGTATTTATTATCACTCAAttatgcatgtagaaattgttgagttagcaaatgttttgttgtgtttatttCACTCCATTTTGAAAGTACTATGATCAGCttaattattaacattttaagtGTGTGTCACACAGTTATGAAACATTTCAGGTCTCCACATTTCCCTGTTAACAGGTCAATTCTAGCTTATGACGTACTGTGAGATACCTAGCCTGAAGTTTACTGTGCTTGAGTGTATACTTGAAAAACTGCTCTAACTTCACTGTTCCGTATCTTTACAATAATCTTCTTGTATAAATAAAAGTGTGATCTGTTCTGCACTTTCTTAGTAAAAACTAAGAGCAAAATTCAAGCTattaatatatttacatattcttGCAACTATACAAAATTAGTTTCCTTAATTAATCAGTTGTCTGAATTTTCATACTTGTATTTTTTAGTAtccttttctgtttctatttcacAAATTTTGGGCAATAGAAAACAAAAGCCATTGTGTTGTTTCTGACTGGACAATAAACCaatcccgttgctgtcgagtcgattccgacccatagcgaccctataggacagagtagaactgtgccatagagtttccaaagagcacctggtggattcgaactgctgacattttggttagcagctgtagcacttaaccactgtgccaccagagtttctgactGGAAAATAGTAAATGAAAAATGAGTGTTCATTGAGTGAGTAATTAAACAAGTAATTAAATAAGTTCGTGGGTAAATGGATACTGCTGTCTCCTACCTCAAACTTTTGCATAAATCTAGAGGTTTTCATGCATCAATGAATGTTGACAGCATTAATGTTAttaattattaaattattaaaccTACTATATACCTATGTGggattgttgttgtcagctgctgtccggtcagctctggctcatggccaccccatccGCAAAGGGGAAACACTGCTtgttcctgtgccatctgcataatcaGTTGTGTGGGTCAGTCCATTCTGATCCACAGGtctttcattagctgattttcagaagtagagagccaggcctttcttgctggtccatcttagtctagaagctccactgaaacctgttcagcgtcatagtaACATTCAAACCTACACTGACAGATGAGCGATGGGTGTgcttgaggtgtattggccaagaactgaacccaggtctcctgcatcaagacaagaattctaacactgaaccaccaatgcctcccaTGTAGAGTGATTCAAGTCATATCCACAAAAGAAAGCTTACATACACTTAGTTCTCTCCCTAGTAACTTCCTGCCAGAGCACACGATGTAAGAGAACACTCCTACTCACCTCAACCCGTTTAATTTCCAGGTATTTCTACCTTCTTTTTAGCAGCTATGGCCTTATGCTCTGGTTTATTTCATCTCTTTCATGACTGCACTCCCAACAGCAACTCCTAAACCActtcagattttaaaagaaaaaaatctatgagATAAAAGGGGAGGAAAAAGTCAGGAGTTTTTTCTTAATTCCCTAAAGTTCACACCCATTGTGACTATATTAGTTTGGCTAATATTTGCAAACTTTAGTCCTTTCCAACGTGTTTGAAATTATCAAACCTTTCAAGTAGCTCTATCAAAAAAGGTGACTATCCGTCAACAGAGCCATTAATGCCCATCCTGCAACTCCAGATCCTCAAATCAACAGTTCACGTAAAGATATTATTCAGGGCATCTGTCCCTGAGAACTTCTATTAGCAGTTCTCTTGACAATTTTGACATTCTATAATTAGTTATGATTGCACATATGTATACAAGGCAATTTAAGTTCCTATTTTATAGTTATAGTTCTACATCATATAGTTATTTACAAttatgcattaattttttttctttatggaagtAAAAATGCATTTATCAAA from the Loxodonta africana isolate mLoxAfr1 chromosome 7, mLoxAfr1.hap2, whole genome shotgun sequence genome contains:
- the LOC135231937 gene encoding olfactory receptor 10AG1-like; protein product: MKCEVKKAEGNVSTVMQFVLLGFSDLSNLQGFLFGVFSIIYIIIIIGNSLIIVLTSLDLALQKPMYFFLANFSLLEISYVTVTLPRMLMNLWTQDRSISVLECATQMCFFLMLGATECFLLAVMAYDRYVAICNPLHYPLVMNQKMCVQLAVGSWIIGIPVQIGQTATVFSLHFCDSNKINHFFCDIPHIIKLACGDTSVHEMSVYVVTILIVTVPFMLILASYSKIICTILKLPTASGQAKAFSTCSSHLLVVLLFFGSTTITYLRPKSYHSAGMDKLLSLFYTIVTPLFNPMIYSLRNKDVIAALRKFFLKM